The following are from one region of the Rhizobacter sp. AJA081-3 genome:
- a CDS encoding phospholipase — MQALQIHAGPRALRHLREHGLPPVDVHVIPAAAGGPKGLVLNPLDRFIFGQWLAGSTHPVHLLGASIGSWRMASACLDDPAAAFAQMADDYIHQHYEHAPGKAPKAAHVSKVFGAKLAERFGGREAQVLAHPRYRLHVFTSRGRHLLGREGRFRTPLGYLGAFATNALSRKAMGGWLERVIFSDAREPLPLHLHDFRTHVVPLRADNLQPSLLASCSIPFWLQAVHDVPGGPRGAYWDGGITDYHLHLDYASMNAGLVLYPHFQKTVIPGWLDKALRHRHRATQHLDNVVVLSPSPAWIASLPNAKLPDRSDFQRYGDDLVARVAAWSTAVRESERLADEFAHWLDSPGSIEPQPLV; from the coding sequence ATGCAAGCCCTGCAGATCCATGCCGGACCCCGCGCCCTGCGCCATCTGCGCGAGCACGGGCTGCCGCCAGTCGACGTGCATGTCATTCCCGCCGCGGCCGGCGGGCCGAAGGGTCTGGTGCTCAACCCGCTCGATCGTTTCATCTTCGGCCAATGGCTGGCGGGCAGCACGCACCCGGTGCACTTGCTCGGCGCCTCGATCGGATCGTGGCGCATGGCCTCGGCCTGCCTGGACGACCCGGCCGCGGCCTTCGCGCAGATGGCCGACGACTACATCCACCAGCACTACGAGCACGCGCCGGGCAAGGCACCGAAGGCTGCGCACGTCAGCAAGGTGTTCGGCGCCAAGCTGGCCGAGCGCTTCGGCGGCCGCGAGGCGCAGGTGCTGGCGCATCCGCGCTACCGGTTGCACGTGTTCACCAGCCGCGGGCGCCACCTGCTCGGGCGCGAAGGCCGGTTCCGCACGCCGCTGGGTTACCTCGGTGCCTTCGCCACCAATGCGCTCAGCCGCAAGGCGATGGGCGGCTGGCTGGAGCGCGTGATCTTCTCCGACGCGCGCGAGCCCCTGCCGCTGCACCTGCACGACTTCCGCACCCATGTCGTGCCGCTGCGCGCCGACAACCTGCAGCCCAGCCTGCTGGCCAGTTGCTCGATTCCGTTCTGGCTGCAGGCGGTGCACGACGTTCCCGGCGGCCCGCGCGGTGCTTACTGGGACGGCGGCATCACCGACTACCACCTGCATCTGGACTACGCATCGATGAACGCCGGCCTGGTCCTGTACCCGCATTTCCAGAAGACCGTGATTCCCGGCTGGCTGGACAAGGCGTTGCGCCACCGCCACCGCGCGACCCAGCACCTGGACAACGTCGTCGTGCTGTCGCCCAGCCCGGCCTGGATCGCCAGCCTGCCGAACGCGAAGCTGCCCGACCGCAGCGACTTCCAGCGCTACGGCGACGACCTCGTTGCGCGCGTCGCGGCCTGGTCGACGGCGGTGCGAGAGAGCGAGCGGCTGGCCGACGAGTTCGCGCACTGGCTCGATTCGCCCGGCTCGATCGAGCCGCAGCCGCTCGTCTGA